In a genomic window of Meriones unguiculatus strain TT.TT164.6M chromosome 8, Bangor_MerUng_6.1, whole genome shotgun sequence:
- the Rad21 gene encoding double-strand-break repair protein rad21 homolog: MFYAHFVLSKRGPLAKIWLAAHWDKKLTKAHVFECNLESSVESIISPKVKMALRTSGHLLLGVVRIYHRKAKYLLADCNEAFIKIKMAFRPGVVDLPEENREAAYNAITLPEEFHDFDQPLPDLDDIDVAQQFSLNQSRVEEITMREEVGNISILQENDFGDFGMDDREIMREGSAFEDDDMLVSTSASNLLLEPEQSTSNLNEKINHLEYEDQYKDDNFGEGNDGGILDDKLISNNDGGIFDDPPALSEAGVMLPEQPAHDDMDEDDNVSMGGPDSPDSVDPVEPMPTMTDQTTLVPNEEEAFALEPIDITVKETKAKRKRKLIVDSVKELDSKTIRAQLSDYSDIVTTLDLAPPTKKLMMWKETGGVEKLFSLPAQPLWNNRLLKLFTRCLTPLVPEDLRKRRKGGEADNLDEFLKEFENPEVPREEQQQQQQPQQQQQQQQQQPQQQREVIDEPIIEEPSRLQDSVMEASRTNIDESAMPPPPPQGVKRKAGQIDPEPVVPPQQVEQMEIPPVELPPEEPPNICQLIPELELLPEKEKEKEKEKEEEEEEEDEDASGGDQDQEERRWNKRTQQMLHGLQRALAKTGAESISLLELCRNTNRKQAAAKFYSFLVLKKQQAIELTQEEPYSDIIATPGPRFHII; encoded by the exons ATGTTCTACGCACATTTTGTCCTTAGTAAAAGAGGGCCTCTGGCCAAAATTTGGCTAGCGGCCCATTGGGACAAGAAGCTAACCAAAGCCCATGTGTTTGAGTGTAACCTAGAGAGCAGCGTGGAGAGTATCATCTCACCAAAG GTGAAGATGGCGCTGCGGACATCAGGACACCTCCTCCTGGGAGTAGTCCGCATCTATCACAGGAAAGCTAAATACCTCCTCGCAGACTGCAATGAAGCATTCATTAAAATAAAGATGGCTTTCCGGCCAG GTGTTGTCGATCTACCTGAGGAAAACCGGGAAGCAGCTTATAATGCCATTACTCTACCTGaagaatttcatgattttgatCAGCCACTGCCAGACTTAGA TGACATCGACGTTGCCCAGCAGTTTAGCCTGAACCAAAGCAGAGTGGAAGAGATAACCATGAGAGAAGAAGTTGGGAACATCAGTATCCTTCAGGAAAATGATTTCG GTGACTTTGGAATGGATGACCGGGAAATTATGAGGGAAGGCAGTGCTTTCGAGGATGACGACATGTTGGTGAGCACCAGCGCTTCCAACCTCCTCCTCGAGCCTGAGCAGAGCACCAGCAACCTGAATGAAAAAATCAACCATTTAGAATATGAAGACCAGTACAAAGATGATAATTTTGGAGAAGGAAATGATGGTGGGATATTAG ATGACAAACTTATAAGTAATAATGATGGTGGCATTTTTGACGACCCCCCTGCGTTGTCTGAGGCAGGGGTCATGTTGCCAGAGCAGCCGGCACATGATGACATGGATGAAGACGACAACGTGTCAA TGGGTGGGCCCGATAGTCCTGACTCTGTGGATCCTGTTGAACCAATGCCAACTATGACTGACCAGACAACACTTGTTCCAAATGAGGAAGAAGCTTTTGCATTGGAGCCCATTGATATAACTG tcaaagaaacaaaagccaagaggaagaggaagctgatTGTTGACAGTGTCAAAGAATTGGATAGTAAGACAATTAGAGCCCAACTTAGTGATTATTCTGATATTGTTACAACTTTGGACCTGGCCCCGCCCACCAAGAAGCTGATGatgtggaaagagacaggaggagtggAAAAGCTTTTCTCCTTACCTGCGCAGCCTTTATGGAATAACAGACTACTGAAG CTCTTTACACGCTGCCTTACTCCACTTGTACCAGAAGACcttaggaaaagaaggaaaggaggagaggcaGATAATTTGGATGAGTTCCTTAAAGAGTTTGAGAATCCAGAGGTTCCCagagaggagcagcagcagcagcagcaaccacagcagcaacagcagcagcagcaacagcaaccacAGCAGCAGCGTGAAGTCATCG ATGAGCCCATTATAGAAGAGCCAAGCCGCCTCCAGGACTCAGTGATGGAGGCCAGCAGAACAAACATAGATGAGTCAGCCATGCCCCCACCACCCCCTCAGGGAGTTAAGCGGAAAGCTGGACAAATTGACCCAGAGCCTGTGGTACCT cCTCAGCAGGTAGAGCAAATGGAAATACCACCAGTAGAACTTCCCCCAGAAGAGCCTCCAAATATCTGTCAGCTGATACCAGAATTAGAGCTTCTgccagaaaaggagaaggaaaaagagaaggagaaggaggaggaagaagaagaggag GACGAAGATGCTTCAGGGGGTGATCAGGATCAAGAAGAGAGGAGGTGGAACAAAAGGACTCAGCAGATGCTTCATGGTCTTCAG CGAGCTCTTGCTAAAACTGGAGCAGAATCCATCAGTTTGCTTGAGCTGTGTCgaaacacaaacagaaagcagGCGGCAGCAAAGTTCTACAGCTTTTTGGTTCTTAAAAAGCAGCAAGCCATCGAGCTCACACAGGAAGAGCCATACAGTGACATCATTGCAACACCCGGACCAAGGTTCCATATTATCTGA